TGTCATGATTCTTCGAAAcaaatttttgattctATACAAGGTGCTACACGAGAGGAAAGTCTTTACGGATGTGGTGCAGTGGAGGTATTTAAATGTTCTGAATGTAATGAATTGGCAAGGTTCCCAAGGTATAATGATccaattaaattattagagACAAGAACTGGACGTTGTGGGGAATGGtgtaatttatttactttaATATTAAGATCTTTTGGATTGGAAGCTAGAtatatttggaataaaGAAGATCATGTTTGGTGTGAATACTATTCACCTTTTTTAAAAAGATGGGTTCATGTTGATTCATGTGAACAATCTTTTGATGAAccttttatttattctgtgaattggaataaaaaaatgagtTACTGTATTGCATTCAATAAAGACGGTATGACTGACGTTAGTAAACGGTATATTTTACAGAATGCCCTTCCAAGGAATTTAATATCTGAAttagatttgaaattcctatgtatgtatgttACTAAAAAATTGCGAAGAGGATTACCAAGTGATGATATCTACAGATCATTTTGTCGAGACGAAAATGAAAGGTTTGAATGGTTGAATAAAGAGAAGAGGGAAGCAGATAAAAGGGAAGCTAGTTCTAATGATGCTTCAAAGACATCAGGAATCACAGGCAGACAAAGTGGAGCGCCAGATTGGAAGGCCCAGCGAAATGAAGACGGCCGATAATGCCAGTTATAAAAGGAAGTAAAGGATTTCCTAGCTAATACTTTAGCATCTATTTTCACTATGAAATGAAGGGTAGAAAAAACCCCtaaaaaaggaagaaacAACGACGACAACATAACTACAGGCTATTATCGCTAATAGATGTATGGAATAGAAGGAAATGAATTTAGCGTTTCTAGCTTTTTGTTTATTCCTGGGAACTGACTAAAAAGGTTTTTAGATACTACGTGTATAACTTAACTTAGCCTACGAATAGAAGCATGGGCAACAAGCTTCTATGTTCAAGTCAAAAAGAATGGGCACATTTACATATACATTATATGTTTGCAGTTTTCTGAAGTATAAAGGAATGattgaagatatatatatatatgctGCTGCTATGGACATAAATATCTTGATAATATGTGTGATAGAACCAATTGACCCTGAATTCAGTATGACATTCCCTGATTTCTGATTTGAAACAGCAATTTGGATATCTCatgatatttatatatacgtatGTATTATTCCCCCCTCAATTAAAGTGCGGGACTTTTGAATGAGGGAAGTTTTCGCGTCTTGCCGGAGTTTTTCCTGCCATAGATAACCACACGCAGTTATGTACCGTGTGTTTTACACAGTGGAGACTCCTGTGGAGTGAAGGTGTAGTGAAGTGGTATTGTTTTCATTGTTTTGATCTCTTGTTGTTATTGATTTATTCTGTTTTAAATAGTGTCCTTTCAAAATGGTTATAATAACGCATTGTGAACCCCAAATGTAACCAACGGTTTTTCATACAGactattatattatattggaAAACAGTAAACTTATAAAACACAAACACCTGCACATACTCATACACAACTATAAACAGATGGTAAATTTATCAGATTTCTTTTCTCCTGAGCCCATTCGCGTTACTAATGAAATAGATACGTCAATTGCTCTACCCACGTTGGTCCATAAGAATGTTGATCA
The Naumovozyma dairenensis CBS 421 chromosome 5, complete genome DNA segment above includes these coding regions:
- the PNG1 gene encoding peptide-N4-(N-acetyl-beta-glucosaminyl)asparagine amidase (similar to Saccharomyces cerevisiae PNG1 (YPL096W); ancestral locus Anc_8.575), with the translated sequence MFSMEEDKVTRSSTNDSKKEINYKRTAEMFLTRYKDFIIKKFQLNSDERRFNFLLRSNAFARELVSLSERYCTVYENGEWYSIVLETLDLETIYENVDSVKIEEPLEYSDVLVKELLRYFKNDFFTWCDKPKCRKCHDSSKQIFDSIQGATREESLYGCGAVEVFKCSECNELARFPRYNDPIKLLETRTGRCGEWCNLFTLILRSFGLEARYIWNKEDHVWCEYYSPFLKRWVHVDSCEQSFDEPFIYSVNWNKKMSYCIAFNKDGMTDVSKRYILQNALPRNLISELDLKFLCMYVTKKLRRGLPSDDIYRSFCRDENERFEWLNKEKREADKREASSNDASKTSGITGRQSGAPDWKAQRNEDGR